GAGAAAGGGACAGAGACACTAAAGGGGAAACAGAGGTCCCGGGAGAGGGGACAGAGAGCCAGAGGCAGGGCAGattgtgtgtgtttgagagagaaggggggacagagacccagagagacagGGGGACAGAGACTAGAGAGacagggggacagagacccagagacaaggggacagagacccagagagagagggacagagacacagagagacagggggacagaggcccagagacaaggggacagagacccagagagacagagggacagagactAGAGAGACAGGGGGACGGAAACCCAGAGACAAggggacagagacacagagagatgggggacagagacccagagggagggggacagagacacagagagacagggggacagagacacagagagatgggggacagagacccagagggagggggacagagacacagagagacagggggacagagacccagagagacagggggacagagacacagagagagagggggacagagacacagagagaggagggggacaGAGATCCAGAGAAAGATAAGACAGAGACCCAAAGAGAgaaggggacagagacccagagagacaaGGGGACAGAGACTCAGACAGGGGACAGAAACCCAGAGAGAGATAGGGatagagacccagagagagagagagggtgacaGAGACCTAGAGATACAGGGAGCagagactcagagagagagagagagagagagagagagaggcagacagagactcagagaaagagggggacagagacccagagagacagggggacagagacccagagacagggggacagagacccagagagagagggggacagagacccagagacagagggacagagacccagagagacagggggacagagacccagagacagggggacagagacccagagacagggggacagagacccagagagagagggggacagagacccagagacagagggacagagacccagagagacagggggacagagacccagagacagggggacagagacccagagacagggggacagagacccagagagacagggggacagagacccagagacagggggacagagacccagagagacagggggacagagacccagagagacagGGGGATACATACTCAAGAGACacggggacagagacccagagaggggacagagacccagagagagagggggacagagacccagagaggggacagagactcagagagagaggggacagagacccagagagagaggggacagagacccagagaggggacagagacccagagaggggacagagactcagagaggggaCAGAAACCCAGagaggggacagagacccagagaggggacAGAAACCCAGagaggggacagagacccagagagagaggggacagagactcagagaggggaCAGAAACCCAGagaggggacagagacccagagaggggacAGAAACCCAGagaggggacagagacccagagaggggacAGAAACCCAGagaggggacagagacccagagagagaggggacagagactcagagagagaggggacagagacccagaaagAGGCAAAAGAGACGGACGGGGGGCGGGAGACAAATGCTCAGAGGGGATGCAGAGTCCTAGAGAAGTGGGGGTCATTGACCCTGAGAtgagagagccagagagaggaCGACATGACCTACAGAGGGGACAGACGCCCGAGAGTCGGCTCCTCTGGGGTCTCGGGAGCTGGGCTGGAGTGAGGTCcgcagggggtgggggggggctGAGGGGCTCAGTGGGTGTGGAGAGAGAGGCCGGGGCTGGGCCAGGCGGGCGCGGAGTCCGAGTGCGAACGGTGGGGCTCCTGTGGGGCTGACAGGTGGGTTTGGGGTAGAGATGTGCGTTCAAGAGGAGGCGGGCCCGGGCGGGTGGGGAAAGCCCAGAGAGAAGGGGCGGGCTCCTGCTGGAGGGCGCGGGGACCCCAGTTCCGGGCGCCGGGGGCGGCGGGGCGGGGAGACCCTGGGGGGGCTGCGCGGGGGCGCCGTGCCTCGCTGGCCGCGGGGAAGGCAGGGACCAAGCTAAGGAAGAGGACCCTCCCCCGACCCGCAGCCCAGGCGGCGGCCGGTGCCTGCGCCCCCGCCCAGATCCCTGCGCCGCCGGGTCTGCGTgcctgtctctgggtctctgcaTCTCCGCGTCCCAGGGCGCCCCGTCCACGCCTCCGCGCGGACCCCCGCCTCCCCCGCGCGTCTCTGTCTCTAGGGGGGTCTCAGCCCTCGTCTCTCGCTGCGGGTCTCCGCGCATCTCGGCGTCTCTCTCCGTCCCGGCGCCTCTGTCCCGGGCTCTCCCCAGCTCCTAGCCTCAGTTCCCTGCGCGCCTCCATTTCCCTCCTTCCCCCGCCCGATCTCCGTCTCCCCTCTGTCTCCACATTCCGCTCGTCTCTCCTCCCTGGCTCCacgtctctgtctctgtccctgtcCCAGGTTTGCTGTCGTCGGATCTCTGTCCGAGTGTCTGTGCCTCCACTCACCCCCGACCCGGACCCCCGAGCCCCCTCCCGGGTCCCCCACTCCCATTCAGGCCCgggttggtggggtgggggggcgcTGCGGCGGGAGCTGTGTGTTCCCAGCGCAAAATAGACTCTCGTTGCCATGGCGACGCGCGCGGGGCCTCCGAGACGCGAGGCTTCGGGCTTGGGGGGTGAGGAGGGGGGACACCTGGATCCGGAAGGCGGGGGCCGGGGGCGCCGCCGCCCGGTCCCAGGGGCTCCTCCTAGATCCCTGGGGAGAGGGGTGCTGGGCGCTCCGACGCTGGGGGCCGGGGGACCGGACCTTCTGGGAGGGGTCTGGGCTCCCAGGGTCGGCGGTGGGGGCTCGGATTGCCTAACGCGGGGCGGGCTGGCTGACAGCTCTGACGCCGGTGTCCCTGAGGACTCAGGGGTGGCCTCTCAGGTCCCTAAGGTTGGGGAAGAGGCAAGGGCTGCAAATCTGGAACGGGGGAGCTCTCCCTGGGGGTCTGCAGAGTTCCAACTCCCAAATCTGCAGAATTCTGGGAGCCCCCATGTGGGTCCCGGAACTCCTGCGTCTGGGGGAGCCGGGACTACAAGGCTGAAGCTTTCAGCCCTTCcttccgtccgtccatccatccacccatccacatggatgtctcttccttcctccccgtCTCCAGGtccccgtgcctcagtttcccccccGCACCGGGGTGCGGTCTCGCTCACCTCGCTTTCCGGATGCGGGACCCTTGGGGAGCCGGGGGCGGCGGCGTGGGGGGCGGCCGGAGGCAGCGGCGGAGCGCGTGTCTGCCGGCAGCTGGGCTGGGCGTGCGCGCGCCGGCTGGGGGCGACCCCGGCCGCAGTTCTCCTCCGGGCAGATGCGCCGCGTCCGTGCAGATGTGTCAGCCGCCAGCCCTCGCCTTTGCCTCGCGCCGGCTTTGAGCCGAGAAGAggcacctccccctccccacctgctGGGGACCCCGCTTTCTCCCTCATGCAGCCCCCAGTCGCCCCCGGGATCCCCCCCAACCCAAGAATGGTTTGGTCCACAgccacatgtatgtttattcTGCGAGTCCGTGTCCCACAGTTTGAGactcttcttcccctccccttcccgcCCCGTGAAGTGGCCCGGGGCCGAGCCCCGCCTCCACCTCGGCTCAGCCAATTCCCACCCAGCTTTCAGGAGTCTTATTTGCATTTCCGGGAGCAGCTGTCCAATGGAAGGGCAGCACCCTACCTCCCCCCCCAAGGGGGCGGCACTCCTGGTGGATCGCACCACTCTTGGGATCCAGGGATGGGGGGAACGCGCTTCCACTGAGGTCCGGGCGACAGGAAGGTGGTCTTCGCTCAAGGCAGGGTTGGAGTTCAGTGCAGGAGGGGGTTCTGACCTTGGAAGAGGCCCAGCAGTCCGCTGTCTGGGGCGGGCTCCTTGATGAGCTTCTGGATCTGTAGGGGCAGAGGGAGATGGGACAGGAAGAGTCTAGGGTCCTGATCTCCATGGATGACAAATCTGAGGGACACCTCTCCGTCTTCATCTCTGAGATCTTACGGCCAGCAGCTGCCCAAGACAACACTCCCTCTTCTCAAGACTTTTTCTGGGGCCTCCCTTTCATTACACATGACTGGTTGAGCTCCTAAGTGCCCACCATCTTGGTCTGCTTTGCTGGCTTGGACCACTAAGGGTGGACAGCTCTGTGCCAGGGCTTCTTATCTACACCTTCCTCTTCTTAAGTAACCTCATCTCTCCCATCCCTCTTCTGGGCCCTCAACTCCCAAATCCAGCCTGGACTTTgcccctgaactccagactcatcTATCCAACTGCCTCTTAGATAGACATGAGCAACCAACCGCATTTCATCCATCAGCAAGTCCCAGCAAGTTTatctccagaaaataaaaataataataataaagggaaaaaaaaaaaaagcctgcatcCCCACTGCCTCATCACTGCTTGCCTGGGTGCCCAAATTAACCTCCTTACTGACaggtctccctcctcccctctgtgCCACACTCCCTAACCCATTGGTCACACAGTGCCAGAAAGAACTTTGTAAACTGCCAATCTGATATGGGCAGCTCCCCTGCACCAAACCCTGATGGCTGCCCATGGCTGAAATCCCAAACCTTTGGGCTCTGGCTCCTGTGTGAAGACAGGGTGCTGGCTCCTCCTGCCCAGTGCTCACCGTGGCCTGCTACAGCTCTTTGGACAAAGAAAGCTCAGTCCCCCTCCCCTGGGAACACTGAGTGCCTGATGCTCCCTTCCCCTGCAGGTCAGAATTCGGGGCCACCCCCGCCACTCTCACTCATCCCTCTGCAACTCCCGCCCCAGCTGGGGGTCACGATGTGTGATTGAACATGGATTGATGCAGACTCCAGGGCTCACCACACTGGCTGGCAtggagtaggtgctcagtgaatgtCTCACAGAGCTGAACTAGAAGGAAGGCAAGGAGCAGACCTGGGAGGGCCTGGGAATGTCAAGGTCTGGGGCCTCTCCAGCATCCTGAGGGCCAAGGGCTTGAAGCAGGGGGGCCCAGTACCTGGCTGACCCTGGTAGCAGGGTGGCCACTCTGGGGGTGGGTGTGGAGTCTGAGAAACTGGAGGAGGGGCACCCGGGCTGGAAGGGGCAGAGGCGGAGGAGATGGAGAGTTGGGGATGGGTGTGGACAGGTCAAGGGGCTTCTATCTACAGGGTCTCTGCTGACCTGTTCTTGCCCAGTGTCTGCCTGGTCCTTTCCTCCTTCAGTTCATTCTAAAGTCACCTGCTCCAGGACGCCCCCCAGACCCTCCAATACAAACCCCCTCCTCTGTGCCCTGACCCTCTGGATCGCCTCCCCCATTTCATCGCTCTCTGTGGTCCTTGTGGTCCATCTGCGGGCTCCTTTCATGGATTTATGGCGGTGACAGTGACCAGCAGCCTCCCCTCCAAGAACCTGGCTCCCCCTGGAGGCGGCAGCCTGCTGGTGACGGGATGTATTCCCAGAACCCAAAGAcaagacctttgtcagatgcagggGAGGTGGGGGCGGCCGCGAGGGCATTACCTCCTTGAACTGCGGGTGGGCGGCATCACCCACCAGCTGCAGAATGAGCCCTTCGCTGGTGGAGAGGAAGGCACCACTCTGTCTCATGCGGGCCAGCGCCACCAGCCGGTCCACCTGGCTGTGaataggagggagggagggaaggttgGTGTGAATGCCACGGCCTAGACACCCAGACACGCTGGCACTCTGGTGGGAATGGGAATGCCGCCTGTGGCCCTTCCTGGGAACCCCTCATGGCCCCCAAGTGCACCCACCCAGGGAGGGCGCTCTCACCTGCGTGAGGagcaggcgtccaccaccacgtgGACCTGCAGCCCCCGGTCCAGAAGGTCCAGGGTTGTGTTCTGTGGGTAGAGAGAGGTCAGGGCCAATCCCGGATAAGAACAGGGGTCCTGGGTAAGGAACTGGGGATGATGAGTCAGAATTAGGGGCCCAgaatggggaggagggaagctTGGATCAGAGCAGGGGGCCCCCAGGTCAGAAGGGGATCCAAGATAGGATGGGGCGCGTATGTGAGAAGAGAGGGCCCAGGTCAGGATGGGGGTCCgacagggaagtggaggtttccAGTCAGGGAAGGAGGTTCTATTTAGGATGGGGGTCCCAGGTGAGAATGAGGGACCCCTGGGGTCAGTCAGCATCTCACCAAGATGCAGGCCTGTGCCTCAATGCCACAGAGCAGCACAGAACGCAGCTGGGGCCGGCTGTCCAGCTCCTGCTGCAGGGCGGGCACCATGCTGAAGCAGGTCTTGGTCAGCGGCTGAAGGCCCTCAGCCCCCAGCTCAGGCACCGTGGGGCCCAGGCCTTGTGGGTACTGTTCTGTCAGCAAGACTGGCACCTCCAGCAGCCGGGCCACCTGTGCCAGTGATGGGGAAGAAAGGTCAGGGTCTGAGGGaagaggagctgggcctggactcctgggtctgagggaggaagggctatgcctggactcctgggtctgagggaggaggagctgggcctggactcctgggtctgagggaggaagggctatgcctggactcctgggtctgagggaggaggagctgggcctggactcctgggtctgagggaagaggggttatgcctggactcctgggtctgagggaagaGGAAGTGGGCCTGGACTCCTGCGTCTGAAGGAGGAAGAGttgggcctggactcctgggtctgagggtggAGGGCTGAGCCTGGATCCTGGGTCTGAGGGTGGAGGTCTGAGCCTGGATCCTGCATCTGAGGGAGGAAGAGTTGGGCCTGAACTCCTGGGTCTGAAGGAGGAAGAGttgggcctggactcctgggtctgagggtggAGGGCTGAACCTGGATCCTGGGTCTGAGGGTGGAGGGCTGAGCCTGGATCCTGGGTCTGAGGGTGGGGGGCTGAGCCTGGATCCTGGGTCTGAGGGTGGGGGGCTGAGCCTGGATCCTGGGTCTGAGGGTGGGGGGCTGAGCCTGGATCCTGGGTCTGAGGGTGGGGGGCTGAGCCTGGATCTTGGGTCTGAGGGTGGGGGGCTGAGCCTGGATCCTGGGTCTGAGGGTGGGGGGCTGAGCCTGGATCCTGAGTCTGAGggtgggaggctgagcctggatcCTGGGTCTGAGGGTAGGGGGCTGAGCCTGGATCCTGGGTCTGAGGGTGGAGGGCTGAGGTCATACCCTGAGCATGCGGGCTGCCACTGAGACGATCTGTGGGAAGTAGGCGATGTTGTGGCGGAACTTCTCCTGCATGTCACATAGGAACAGGATAGAGGATCCTGGAAGGACTCGGCCCAGGATGGGCCTGGCAGCCGCCATTTTCTGGGGGTGGCAGAGGGGCGCTGGGTCAGGCCCGAGGACTCCTCTCAGTGTCTCCAGCTGGCGTCCAGGTCCTTGCACACAGAGCCTTGCAGGGCCCGGGGCACCTTGCCAACCTTCTTCCCACCTCCAGGTCTCTGCGTCTGCTGTTCCCTGAGCCTGGAACGggcttctttcttatttctgtccTATTCGGCAGGGAGGTGACTTCCTTGGGAAGCCTTCTGGGCCACGTCCACAGGTGGCTCCAGGTGTCTCCCTCCCGGCCCCCGTGTTCTCCTTGCTGAGGACTATGTATAACATCAAGGAGTGCTTCATGATCCCGGTTACCATTCGCCCTGGTTACCATCCGCCCCAGTCACCATCCACCCTGGTTATCATCTGCCCTGGTTACCACCCGCCCCGGTTACTATCAGATCCCAGTTACCATCAGCCCCAGTACCATCAGCCCTGGTTACTATCAGATCCCGGTTACAAACAGATCCGGGTTACCATCAGCCCTGGTTACCATTAGCCCCGGTTACCATCTGCCCCAGTCACCATCAGCCCCGGTTACCATCAGCCCTGGTTACTATCAGATCCCAGTTACCAATAGATCCGGGTTACCATCAGCCCTGGTTACCATTAGCCCCAGTTACCATCTGCCCCAGTCACCATCAGCCCCAGTTACCATCAGCCCTGGTTACTATCAGATCCCAGTTACCAATAGATCTGGGTTACCATCAGCCCTGGTTACCATTAGCCCCGGTTACCATCTGCCCCAGTCACCATCCGCCCCAGTTACCATCCGCCCAGGTTACCATCAGCCCCGGTCACCATCAGCCCTGGTTGCTATCAGATCCCAGTTACCATCCGCCCCAGTTACCATCCGCCCCAGTTACCATCCGCCCCAGTTACCATCAGCCCCAGTTACCATCAGCCCCAAAATGGAGGCTCTGCTGGGCATCCTATGTTGGGGCAGCCCACTCCCCAGGGCCTCCTGAATGGCCCACCTGATCCTCACCTTGCTccgagaggaaactgaggccataTTCTTCAGCCATAGGAAGGAAGGGGGCCCCTGAACAAGCCATAGCATGGACAGACCTCAACACAAAAGCCATGGAGTGTGAGATCCTGTTTACCTGAAAtgcccagaacaggcaaatccgcagacagaaagcagatgggGCCgagcacagcggctcacgcctgcaatcccaccactttgggaggctgaggcgggcggatcacctgaggtcaggagtttgagaccagcctggctaacatggtgaaaccccatctctactaaaaatacaaaaattagccaggcagtggtgggcgcctgtaacccagctacttgagaggctggggcagaagaatcgcttgaaacccaggaggcggaggttgcagtgagccgagattataccactgcactccagcctgggcgactgagcgagactctgtctcaaaaaaaaaaaggagactgggctcggtggcgcacacctataatcccaggactttgggaggctgaggcgggcggatcatctgcggtcaggggtttgagaccagcctggccaatatagtgaaaccccatatctactaaaaacacacaaaaaatcagccaggcgtggtggtgcacgcctgttgtcccagctactcaggaggctgagacaggagaattgcttgaacccgggaggtggaggttgcggtgagcagagatggcgccactgccagtccagcctgggcaataagagcaaaactccatctcaaaaaaaaaaaaaaaaaaaaaaaaaaaaaaaaagcagatgggtggctgccaggggctgtggCCGCGAGGAATTCAGGGTGACCGCTGAGGGGTGTAGGGGTCTGTTTGGGATACTGAAAATGCTCTGGGGCTTGGTGGTGACGGCGGCACAACAGCATGACTCTATGAATGCCGCTCCACTGTGCATTTTCAAATGGCTGAAAGGGTAAGTTTTATGTTAAgtgcattttaccacaataaaaaaagaaaaagaaaaagaaaaaaaggacaggcTAGTGAAGCCACCTGGCCAGCGATTATTTTGCAGGGGAGGAAACCTCGACCCAGAGGGCCCGTTCACCTGTCCTAGGTCCTGCAGCCATGCAGGGCACATCTGACTTCCACTCGGTCAGAGCATCTACACTGTCAGAGCGTCTACACCACAGGGGCCCTGTCTCAGCATGTCTTGGCCTGTGTCCCCGGGAGGCTAGTGTTTTTGGGTCCCCGAGTTTGCTGCACAACTGAGGGTTTGGGCTGCGCTTTGTCTGCAGCTCTCTCCCCGTCTGTGTGTACAATTTGTTTGTactgaactcatttattcattaactcaCCAGGGAAATGGGAGACCCTGGAGGCTCACTGGAAGCAAGACAGAAGGTattctggg
The sequence above is drawn from the Macaca thibetana thibetana isolate TM-01 chromosome 19, ASM2454274v1, whole genome shotgun sequence genome and encodes:
- the ISOC2 gene encoding isochorismatase domain-containing protein 2 isoform X1, giving the protein MAAARPILGRVLPGSSILFLCDMQEKFRHNIAYFPQIVSVAARMLRVARLLEVPVLLTEQYPQGLGPTVPELGAEGLQPLTKTCFSMVPALQQELDSRPQLRSVLLCGIEAQACILNTTLDLLDRGLQVHVVVDACSSRSQVDRLVALARMRQSGAFLSTSEGLILQLVGDAAHPQFKEIQKLIKEPAPDSGLLGLFQGQNPLLH
- the ISOC2 gene encoding isochorismatase domain-containing protein 2 isoform X2, translating into MAAARPILGRVLPGSSILFLCDMQEKFRHNIAYFPQIVSVAARMLRNTTLDLLDRGLQVHVVVDACSSRSQVDRLVALARMRQSGAFLSTSEGLILQLVGDAAHPQFKEIQKLIKEPAPDSGLLGLFQGQNPLLH